From the Helicobacter pylori genome, one window contains:
- a CDS encoding SLC13 family permease: MENHSHADTNADDKSTKIVRLFGLIGGALIALIIYYALDAQMPHIVEEIPKLSSLNYKAMPVVAGVAVLMGIWWMTEAIDLPATALLPLVLFSVFSVDQFSSVSASYASPIIFLFMGGFILALSMQKWNLHTRIALSIILLVGTSPRRLILGFMIATGFLSMWVSNTATAVMMFPVGMSVLQLVAKLVGKENASHAFYKKEEITKAHGGIMGNIVHKGKDIAQVIQEKTTIYRTNFSICLMLGIAYSASIGSLGTLIGTPPNALLAGYMKTAFNIEIDFAQWMVFGTPLAFIMLILSWLLLTYVIFPLKIKEIPGGKEVVRLELNKLGRLSQAEISVGVIFILASLGWIFLDTILKSWGIKIDKIDSVIAMGVSALLFILPANNQGDRLIDWGVAKKLPWDVLLLFGGGLALSAQFSKTGLSLWIGHLVSGFSHLPILFIIVMVTLMVIFLTEITSNTATAAAFLPVIGGVAMGMGYENHQSLLLTIPVALSTTCAFMLPVATPPNAIAYGSGYVKITDMIKAGLWLNLVGVVLISAFSYFLVSLIFN, encoded by the coding sequence ATGGAAAATCATTCGCATGCCGATACGAACGCTGATGACAAAAGCACCAAGATCGTTCGTTTGTTTGGTCTCATAGGGGGAGCGTTAATCGCGCTTATTATCTATTACGCTTTAGACGCTCAAATGCCTCATATTGTAGAAGAAATCCCCAAGCTCAGTTCTTTGAATTATAAGGCGATGCCTGTTGTGGCTGGGGTGGCTGTTTTAATGGGGATATGGTGGATGACTGAAGCCATTGACTTGCCCGCAACCGCACTTTTACCTTTGGTGCTTTTTAGCGTCTTTAGCGTGGATCAATTCTCTAGCGTTAGCGCTTCTTACGCATCGCCCATTATCTTTCTTTTTATGGGAGGGTTTATTTTAGCTTTAAGCATGCAAAAATGGAATTTGCACACGCGCATCGCTTTAAGCATTATTTTATTAGTAGGCACAAGCCCAAGGAGGTTGATTTTAGGTTTCATGATAGCCACAGGATTTCTGTCTATGTGGGTGAGCAATACCGCAACGGCGGTGATGATGTTTCCTGTTGGCATGAGCGTTTTGCAATTAGTCGCTAAACTTGTGGGTAAAGAAAACGCCTCTCATGCATTCTACAAAAAAGAAGAAATCACCAAAGCGCATGGGGGTATTATGGGCAATATCGTGCATAAGGGTAAGGACATCGCTCAAGTGATTCAAGAAAAGACCACCATTTATCGCACGAATTTCAGCATTTGCTTGATGCTTGGCATCGCTTATTCGGCTTCTATTGGCTCTTTAGGCACTCTGATTGGCACGCCCCCTAACGCTTTATTAGCCGGCTATATGAAAACCGCTTTCAATATTGAAATTGATTTCGCTCAGTGGATGGTGTTTGGGACGCCGTTAGCCTTTATCATGCTCATTTTATCGTGGCTCTTGCTCACTTATGTGATTTTCCCTTTAAAGATTAAAGAAATCCCAGGGGGTAAGGAAGTCGTTAGATTAGAGTTAAACAAACTAGGCCGTTTGAGTCAGGCGGAAATCTCGGTGGGCGTTATTTTTATCCTAGCGTCTTTAGGGTGGATTTTTTTAGATACGATTTTAAAATCTTGGGGCATTAAGATAGATAAGATTGATTCAGTGATCGCTATGGGGGTTTCTGCGCTTTTATTCATTTTGCCCGCTAACAATCAAGGCGATAGGCTCATTGATTGGGGTGTTGCTAAAAAACTCCCTTGGGATGTGTTGCTTTTATTTGGCGGTGGGTTAGCTTTGAGCGCGCAATTTTCTAAAACCGGGTTGAGCTTGTGGATCGGGCATTTGGTTTCTGGCTTTTCGCATTTACCGATTTTATTCATCATTGTCATGGTAACTTTAATGGTCATTTTCTTAACCGAAATCACTTCTAACACCGCCACCGCTGCGGCGTTTTTGCCGGTGATTGGGGGAGTGGCGATGGGCATGGGTTATGAAAACCACCAAAGCTTGTTATTGACCATTCCTGTAGCTTTGAGCACGACTTGCGCGTTCATGCTCCCTGTGGCCACCCCACCGAATGCGATAGCTTATGGCTCTGGGTATGTTAAAATAACGGATATGATTAAAGCCGGCTTGTG